ATCAGGGAGAGGGCCAGCGGCACGGGGGCTCAGGCGCGGGCGAGTCGGCCCGCGAGGGCGGCCTGCATGGGCTGCTGCGCCAGGTGGGTCAGGGCGAGGGCGAGGGCGTCGGCGGCGTGGTTGTTAAAGACCTCGCGCAGCCCCAGGCTGGCCTTGACCATGTAGATCACCTGCTCCTTGTCCGCCCGGCCCGTGCCGACCAGCGCGCGCTTGACCTGCATCGGGCCATAGGCGTGAATCGGTACGCCCGCTTGGGCACAGGCCAGTTGCACCACCCCGAAGGCCTGCCCGACCTTGAAGGCCACGTCCGCCTGCCTCCGCAGAATCTGGTCCTCGATGGCCACGGCCTCCGGCTGATACTCCGCGAGTAGCCGCGCCACCTCCGAGTGAATGTACTGGAGGCGGCGCGGCATCACCCAGGCACTCTCGGTAACCAGGCAGACATGGTGCAGGTGACGGGCCTTGCGGGCATCCCCCTCGATCAGGCCCAGGCCGAGGTTCGCCAGGCCGGGGTCCACGCCGAGTACGATCATGACCGCAGGATAAGGCACAAACACAAAGACGCGGGGCAGAAAGCCTTTCCCCCGGCCCGCTGCCCCGCGTCCTCTGTGTTTTTACAACCGGCTCTTGGGGTCGAAGGCGTCGCGCAGCCCGTCCCCCAGGAAGTTGAAGGCCAGCACGGTGATCAGGATCGCCAGGCCGGGGTACAGCGGAATCCAGGGGTACTGGAGCACGACCTCCTGGGCATTGCTGAGCATGTTGCCCCAGGTGGAGACGGGCGGCTGGATGCCGAAGCCCAGAAAGGACAGCGCCGCCTCACTGAGGATCGCGCTGCCGACGTCCAGCGTAGCCTGCACGATGATGATGGCGAACAGGTTGGGCACCAGATGCCGCCACATGATGCGGTTGTTGCTGGCCCCCAGCGCGCGGGCGGCGTCCACGTACTCCAGGTTCTTCATTCGCAGCACCTCGCCGCGCACCAGGCGGGCAGTGCCCATCCAGCCGAACACGGAGAAGATCGTGATGATGATGAAAACGCTGGCGGTCGCCCCCAGGCTGTCACGCAGGTTGGCGATGAAGGGGGCGTCCGTGCTGATGAACAGGCCGCTGATCACGAGCAGCAGGGGCAGGGTCGGCAGGCTCAGCATGAACTCGATAAAGCGGCTGATCGCCGTGTCGGTCCGCCCGCCAAAAAACCCGGCGAGCAGGCCCATCAGGGTGCCGATCAGGATGCTGATGATGGCGACCGAGAAGCCCACCATCAGGCTGACGCGGCTGCCGTAGATGATGCGGGAGAGCAGGTCGCGGCCCAGGTCGTCCTGCCCCAGCAGGTGCTGGGCGTTGGGCGGCGCGTAGATGCCCGCCAGGTCCTGCGTGTTGGGGTCGTAGGGCGCCAGCAGGGAGGCAAAAATCGCTATCAGGATGAGCAGGATGATCACGGCTAGGCTGATCATCGCGGCCTTGTGCCTACGGAGGCGCCGCAGGGCGATCTGGAGGGTCGAGCGGCTCTTGACGGGGCTGGCCGCAGTCGGCGTGGCAGTCGTAGTCATGGCAGGGACCTCAGGAGTAGCGGATGCGGGGATCGACGACCGCATAGGCGAGGTCGGTGACGAGCTGGAACACGACCGTTAGGACAGACAGCAGCATCAGCGAGACCATCACGACGTTGAAGTCCTTGCTGACCAGGGCATCGAGGATGGCCTTGCCCATGCCGGGCCAGGAGAACACGGTCTCGGTGATCACGGCCCCGCCGAACAAGCCGGGAATCGAGAGGCCCATGATGGTCAGGATCGGCACGAGCGCATTCCGCAGGGCGTGCTTGTACAGCACCCGTCGAGAGGGCAGACCTTTGGCGCGGGCCGTGCGGATGAAGTCCTGAGTCATCACTTCCAGCATGGAGGCGCGCATGAAGCGGGTCGTCACCGCCACCTCGCGCAGCATCAGGATCATGAGCGGCAGGGCCAGGTACCGCAGCTTGTCGAGCGCGACTGCCCACCAGCCTGCCTCGGGGGGCACGTCGCCGCCGAGCCCGCCGGGAGGCAGGGAGATCACGCCGCCCGTCGCGTTGGGCAGGAAGATCGCAAAGAAGTACAGCGCCATCGCCCCCACCCAGAACACCGGCGCACTGAAGGCCACGAAGGAGAGGAAGGTCAGCACGTAGTCGGGCAGCGAGTATTGCCGGATCGCCGAGTAGATACCCAGCGGCACGGCGATGAGGGTGCTGAGGATCAGCGCGGGCACCGTGAGCAGCAGCGTGTTGGGCATCCGCTGCTGGAAGATGAACTGCACGGCCGGAATGTTGAAGTCCCGCGAGAAGCCCAGATCACCCTGCAACGCCTGCCTCAACCAGAACAGGTAACGGGTCCACCAGGGCTGGTCCAGGCCGTAGGCGGCCTTGAGCCGGGCGATGTCCTCCGGGGTGATGCGGGGGTTGCCGAAGGTGAGCTGGTCTACCGGGTCACCGGGCTGCAAGGAGGTCAGCAGGTAGATCACGAGGCTGATCACCAGCAGCAGCGGGATCATCTGCAAGACGCGCCGAAAAGCGTAGGTCGCCATACCTGAAATCCTCTCAAAAGCGGCGGGGAGCAAAACAAGGTGGGAGGAAGCGTTTCGGCTTCCCCCCACTGGGCTGGTCGGCGGAGCGAGCGTCTCTTGCTCCGCAGCCACGCCCCTTACTTCTGCTTGTTGACCTCGACCGCGCCGCGGCTGGCCCAGCCGATGCGGTAGGCATCCCAGCTCGGGTACAGGCTGTAGGCGCTGAAGGTGTAGTTCACCAGGCCGGGCACCTTGGTGTAGGGGTTGGCGCGGAAGTACAGCGGGAGCGAGGGGACCTCATTGCTCCAAAGCGTCTGCATCCGGTCCATCAGCTTGATGCGGTCGGCCAGGTTGAACTCGGTCAGCGCCTGCTTATGCAGCCTGTTGTACTCGGCGTTGTTCCAGCCCGAGTAGTTCTGGCCCGAGTAGCCGTTGGCGGCGGTGGGAATACCGTCAGCCTTGAACAGGTCACCCTGCTCGAAGATGGGGTTGGCGGTCCAGGCATACATCGCCAGGTCCCACTTGCCCTCCTGGCCCTTGCTCAGGAAGTCGGGGCCGAAGAACACGCTGGCCGGGTAGTTCTGGA
This sequence is a window from Deinococcus apachensis DSM 19763. Protein-coding genes within it:
- the ruvC gene encoding crossover junction endodeoxyribonuclease RuvC; its protein translation is MIVLGVDPGLANLGLGLIEGDARKARHLHHVCLVTESAWVMPRRLQYIHSEVARLLAEYQPEAVAIEDQILRRQADVAFKVGQAFGVVQLACAQAGVPIHAYGPMQVKRALVGTGRADKEQVIYMVKASLGLREVFNNHAADALALALTHLAQQPMQAALAGRLARA
- a CDS encoding ABC transporter permease, encoding MTTTATPTAASPVKSRSTLQIALRRLRRHKAAMISLAVIILLILIAIFASLLAPYDPNTQDLAGIYAPPNAQHLLGQDDLGRDLLSRIIYGSRVSLMVGFSVAIISILIGTLMGLLAGFFGGRTDTAISRFIEFMLSLPTLPLLLVISGLFISTDAPFIANLRDSLGATASVFIIITIFSVFGWMGTARLVRGEVLRMKNLEYVDAARALGASNNRIMWRHLVPNLFAIIIVQATLDVGSAILSEAALSFLGFGIQPPVSTWGNMLSNAQEVVLQYPWIPLYPGLAILITVLAFNFLGDGLRDAFDPKSRL
- a CDS encoding ABC transporter permease; this encodes MATYAFRRVLQMIPLLLVISLVIYLLTSLQPGDPVDQLTFGNPRITPEDIARLKAAYGLDQPWWTRYLFWLRQALQGDLGFSRDFNIPAVQFIFQQRMPNTLLLTVPALILSTLIAVPLGIYSAIRQYSLPDYVLTFLSFVAFSAPVFWVGAMALYFFAIFLPNATGGVISLPPGGLGGDVPPEAGWWAVALDKLRYLALPLMILMLREVAVTTRFMRASMLEVMTQDFIRTARAKGLPSRRVLYKHALRNALVPILTIMGLSIPGLFGGAVITETVFSWPGMGKAILDALVSKDFNVVMVSLMLLSVLTVVFQLVTDLAYAVVDPRIRYS